The following coding sequences are from one Diachasmimorpha longicaudata isolate KC_UGA_2023 chromosome 6, iyDiaLong2, whole genome shotgun sequence window:
- the LOC135164082 gene encoding V-type proton ATPase 16 kDa proteolipid subunit c — protein MLDEEHPVYGPFFGVMGVASAIIFSALGAAYGTAKSGTGIAAMSVMRPELIMKSIIPVVMAGIIAIYGLVVAVLIAGSIQPPDQYPLYKGFVHLGAGLAVGFSGLAAGFAIGIVGDAGVRGTAQQPRLFVGMILILIFAEVLGLYGLIVAIFLYAKN, from the exons atgctAGACGAAGAGCATCCCGTCTACGGGCCTTTCTTTGGAGTTATGGGCGTCGCCTCTGCCATTATTTTCTCCG CTCTCGGAGCGGCATATGGTACAGCAAAGTCTGGCACAGGTATTGCAGCTATGTCCGTAATGAGGCCTGAGCTCATCATGAAATCCATCATTCCCGTTGTCATGGCGGGTATCATTGCCATTTATGGATTAGTCGTAGCTGTACTCATTGCTGGATCTATACAGCCACCTGACCAATATCCTCTGTACAA GGGTTTCGTTCATCTGGGTGCTGGTCTGGCAGTCGGTTTCTCAGGGCTGGCAGCCGGCTTTGCGATTGGCATCGTGGGTGATGCCGGTGTAAGAGGTACAGCCCAACAACCACGTCTTTTCGTTGGAATGATTCTGATTCTCATCTTCGCCGAGGTATTGGGTCTCTATGGTCTCATCGTTGCCATCTTCCTCTACGCCAAGAATTAA
- the LOC135164060 gene encoding eukaryotic translation initiation factor 4 gamma 2 isoform X2 produces the protein MYAQLCKRLADEAPNFESQRPTIEGQKAQSTFRLLLLNTCKAEFENRSKANDAFEGQDDLGPEEEERRQLAKRKMLGNIKFIGELGKLEIVSASILHGCIQQLLQHKRRAKGPRGDMAEDIECLCQIMRTCGRILDSDKGRFLMDQYFERMNSLAESCDLPLRIRFMLRDVIELRRDNWVPRKATSTEGPMPINQIRNDNDDTSRSTSSYHNRQREDRLGGNDFLRKIGRPGIDMDIVGSIPLSSPSFGLSPFSPNGFPTPPTGGYGRQNQRNQTPGGYFPNQNRHQNNYPGKHNQQQHNSPQNYNNNGNKDQLRFNKSKMLIGHPEEVSLRPSTTSMMFNKQATIKPASLPLTSDIFQGRPLESPLMRAPAIKTTPPLPHKETSPAIVIKQGPLDKRDKARDRKDKGPTREEIVKKVNAMMDDMSSETNVKDAITSFKDLKAPERFMRHAVYTIYSNTLERGDSEREFAVKFVAEMRKESLVTVQQMSEGWKELIASIADKESTVPCVASHVASITAKAIVNSLMHLQDLASVTENGQHHPLFLLTLQQLHKSQGKAVLTQIFNDSKVNLMSQLPEAEKTKERLGEILEDRELTFLYPLLRIQGDMWRQLESDPSPQAFYKWIKDKLDPAHHSDPGFINALMTVLLKYITQETTLASGVDTSSVPDKSLQEKERGLLQKYTRVLESFLTTIDAQVTAVHSLQVFCLSHDFPKGMLLRWFVALYELSIIDEEAFIKWKEDVTDAYPGKGKALFQVNYWLTWLQEAPSEEEEDEGDN, from the exons ATGTACGCACAGCTGTGCAAACGGCTGGCCGACGAAGCACCTAATTTTGAATCCCAAAGGCCAACAATCGAAGGTCAAAAAGCTCAAAGTACATTCAGACTATTGCTCCTCAACACGTGTAAAGCAGAATTCGAAAATCGTTCAAAAGCCAATGACGCATTCGAGGGACAGGATGATCTCGGGCCGGAGGAGGAGGAACGCCGTCAATTGGCTAAACGAAAAATGCTCGGTAATATCAAATTCATCGGAGAACTTGGTAAACTTGAAATCGTATCCGCGTCTATACTGCACGGCTGTATCCAGCAGTTGTTACAGCATAAAAGACGAGCCAAGGGACCCAGGGGGGACATGGCCGAGGATATCGAGTGTTTGTGTCAAATTATGCGTACATGTGGCCGTATCCTTGACTCGGATAAGGGCCGATTCCTCATGGACCAATACTTTGAACGTATGAACTCACTGGCTGAGAGCTGTGATTTACCATTGCGCATACGTTTTATGTTGCGTGACGTTATTGAATTACGACGCGACAATTGGGTACCACGTAAAGCAACAAGCACCGAGGGCCCAATGCCAATTAATCAAATCCGCAATGACAACGACGACACCTCAAGAAGCACAAGCTCTTATCACAACAGACAACGTGAGGATCGTCTTGGTGGTAATGATTTTCTACGTAAAATTGGCAGACCCGGTATTGACATGGATATTGTTGGCAGTATACCACTGTCATCACCATCATTTGGATTATCACCATTCAGTCCAAATGGCTTTCCAACACCACCAACTGGTGGTTATGGCCGGCAGAATCAGCGTAATCAAACACCAGGTGGTTATTTTCCAAATCAAAATAGACATCAGAATAATTATCCTGGTAAACACAATCAACAACAACATAATTCACCCCAGAATTACAATAACAATGGTAACAAGGATCAGTTGCGTTTCAATAAATCCAAAATGCTAATTGGACATCCTGAGGAGGTATCACTCCGTCCATCAACAACATCGATGATGTTTAATAAACAGGCTACTATTAAACCAGCTAGTCTACCCTTGACTTCAGATATATTCCAAGGTCGTCCTCTTGAATCACCTCTGATGAGGGCACCAGCAATCAAAACAACTCCACCATTACCGCACAAAGAAACATCACCGGCTATTGTTATCAAACAGGGCCCACTTGATAAACGCGATAAGGCACGTGATCGCAAAGACAAGGGCCCCACTAGGGAGGAAATTGTTAAGAAAGTTAATGCTATGATGGATGATATGTCATCGGAGACTAATGTTAAAGATGCTATCACCAGTTTCAAGGATCTCAAGGCACCAGAGAGATTCATGCGTCATGCTGTCTACACTATTTACTCCAATACACTGGAGAGAGGGGATTCGGAGAGAGAATTTGCTGTTAAATTTGTCGCTGAAATGAGAAAGGAGAGTCTGGTTACTGTCCAACAGATGAGCGAAGGTTGGAAGGAACTCATTGCAAGTATTGCTGATAAAGAGAGCACTGTGCCATGTGTTGCCTCTCATGTTGCATCTATTACGGCCAAGGCCATTGTCAACAGTTTGATGCATCTTCAGGATCTTGCTTCGGTTACCGAGAATGGACAGCATCATCCCCTGTTTTTGCTTACTCTGCAGCAACTGCACAAGAGCCAGGGTAAAGCTGTTCTAACACAGATATTTAATGACAGTAAAGTCAATCTTATGAGCCAATTACCCGAGGCCGAGAAGACCAAGGAAAGACTTGGAGAAATTCTCGAGGATCGTGAACTGACATTCTTGTATCCTCTGTTGAGGATTCAGGGAGATATGTGGCGTCAGCTGGAAAGCGATCCCAGTCCACAGGCTTTCTACAAGTGGATTAAGGACAAACTAGATCCTGCACATCATTCTGATCCGGGATTTATCAATGCACTTATGACCGTCCTTCTCAAGTACATAACGCAGGAAACTACACTTGCCTCTGGTGTCGACACATCGAGCGTACCAGACAAGTCCCTGCAGGAGAAGGAACGTGGACTCTTACAAAAGTACACCCGTGTACTCGAGTCATTTCTCACTACCATCGATGCTCAGGTAACTGCCGTTCACTCGCTACAGGTGTTCTGTCTGTCGCATGATTTCCCAAAGGGAATGTTGCTGCGATGGTTCGTGGCACTCtatgaattatcaattatcgACGAAGAAGCCTTCATCAAGTGGAAGGAGGATGTCACCGATGCTTATCCTGGCAAAGGCAAAGCCTTGTTCCAA gtCAACTATTGGTTAACCTGGCTCCAGGAGGCGCCTtctgaggaggaggaggacgagGGAGACAACTAG
- the LOC135164060 gene encoding eukaryotic translation initiation factor 4 gamma 2 isoform X1, whose protein sequence is MPSRDDNRSLSTERRWIPPSTVRRDAFTPENRNDFIFRKVRGILNKLTPEKFAKLSNDLLKVELNSDVILKGVIFLIFEKALDEPKYSSMYAQLCKRLADEAPNFESQRPTIEGQKAQSTFRLLLLNTCKAEFENRSKANDAFEGQDDLGPEEEERRQLAKRKMLGNIKFIGELGKLEIVSASILHGCIQQLLQHKRRAKGPRGDMAEDIECLCQIMRTCGRILDSDKGRFLMDQYFERMNSLAESCDLPLRIRFMLRDVIELRRDNWVPRKATSTEGPMPINQIRNDNDDTSRSTSSYHNRQREDRLGGNDFLRKIGRPGIDMDIVGSIPLSSPSFGLSPFSPNGFPTPPTGGYGRQNQRNQTPGGYFPNQNRHQNNYPGKHNQQQHNSPQNYNNNGNKDQLRFNKSKMLIGHPEEVSLRPSTTSMMFNKQATIKPASLPLTSDIFQGRPLESPLMRAPAIKTTPPLPHKETSPAIVIKQGPLDKRDKARDRKDKGPTREEIVKKVNAMMDDMSSETNVKDAITSFKDLKAPERFMRHAVYTIYSNTLERGDSEREFAVKFVAEMRKESLVTVQQMSEGWKELIASIADKESTVPCVASHVASITAKAIVNSLMHLQDLASVTENGQHHPLFLLTLQQLHKSQGKAVLTQIFNDSKVNLMSQLPEAEKTKERLGEILEDRELTFLYPLLRIQGDMWRQLESDPSPQAFYKWIKDKLDPAHHSDPGFINALMTVLLKYITQETTLASGVDTSSVPDKSLQEKERGLLQKYTRVLESFLTTIDAQVTAVHSLQVFCLSHDFPKGMLLRWFVALYELSIIDEEAFIKWKEDVTDAYPGKGKALFQVNYWLTWLQEAPSEEEEDEGDN, encoded by the exons ATGCCTTCCAGGGACGATAATCGCTCCCTATCCACTGAGCGACGCTGGATCCCTCCTTCAACTGTTAGACGCGATGCTTTCACCCCAGAAAACAGAAATGATTTCATCTTCCGTAAGGTGCGGGGTATTCTTAACAAGCTCACACCGGAAAAGTTCGCAAAGCTGAGCAACGATTTGCTCAAAGTTGAGCTCAATTCCGATGTGATTCTCAAAGGTGTTATTTTCCTG ATCTTTGAAAAAGCACTCGATGAACCCAAGTACAGTTCTATGTACGCACAGCTGTGCAAACGGCTGGCCGACGAAGCACCTAATTTTGAATCCCAAAGGCCAACAATCGAAGGTCAAAAAGCTCAAAGTACATTCAGACTATTGCTCCTCAACACGTGTAAAGCAGAATTCGAAAATCGTTCAAAAGCCAATGACGCATTCGAGGGACAGGATGATCTCGGGCCGGAGGAGGAGGAACGCCGTCAATTGGCTAAACGAAAAATGCTCGGTAATATCAAATTCATCGGAGAACTTGGTAAACTTGAAATCGTATCCGCGTCTATACTGCACGGCTGTATCCAGCAGTTGTTACAGCATAAAAGACGAGCCAAGGGACCCAGGGGGGACATGGCCGAGGATATCGAGTGTTTGTGTCAAATTATGCGTACATGTGGCCGTATCCTTGACTCGGATAAGGGCCGATTCCTCATGGACCAATACTTTGAACGTATGAACTCACTGGCTGAGAGCTGTGATTTACCATTGCGCATACGTTTTATGTTGCGTGACGTTATTGAATTACGACGCGACAATTGGGTACCACGTAAAGCAACAAGCACCGAGGGCCCAATGCCAATTAATCAAATCCGCAATGACAACGACGACACCTCAAGAAGCACAAGCTCTTATCACAACAGACAACGTGAGGATCGTCTTGGTGGTAATGATTTTCTACGTAAAATTGGCAGACCCGGTATTGACATGGATATTGTTGGCAGTATACCACTGTCATCACCATCATTTGGATTATCACCATTCAGTCCAAATGGCTTTCCAACACCACCAACTGGTGGTTATGGCCGGCAGAATCAGCGTAATCAAACACCAGGTGGTTATTTTCCAAATCAAAATAGACATCAGAATAATTATCCTGGTAAACACAATCAACAACAACATAATTCACCCCAGAATTACAATAACAATGGTAACAAGGATCAGTTGCGTTTCAATAAATCCAAAATGCTAATTGGACATCCTGAGGAGGTATCACTCCGTCCATCAACAACATCGATGATGTTTAATAAACAGGCTACTATTAAACCAGCTAGTCTACCCTTGACTTCAGATATATTCCAAGGTCGTCCTCTTGAATCACCTCTGATGAGGGCACCAGCAATCAAAACAACTCCACCATTACCGCACAAAGAAACATCACCGGCTATTGTTATCAAACAGGGCCCACTTGATAAACGCGATAAGGCACGTGATCGCAAAGACAAGGGCCCCACTAGGGAGGAAATTGTTAAGAAAGTTAATGCTATGATGGATGATATGTCATCGGAGACTAATGTTAAAGATGCTATCACCAGTTTCAAGGATCTCAAGGCACCAGAGAGATTCATGCGTCATGCTGTCTACACTATTTACTCCAATACACTGGAGAGAGGGGATTCGGAGAGAGAATTTGCTGTTAAATTTGTCGCTGAAATGAGAAAGGAGAGTCTGGTTACTGTCCAACAGATGAGCGAAGGTTGGAAGGAACTCATTGCAAGTATTGCTGATAAAGAGAGCACTGTGCCATGTGTTGCCTCTCATGTTGCATCTATTACGGCCAAGGCCATTGTCAACAGTTTGATGCATCTTCAGGATCTTGCTTCGGTTACCGAGAATGGACAGCATCATCCCCTGTTTTTGCTTACTCTGCAGCAACTGCACAAGAGCCAGGGTAAAGCTGTTCTAACACAGATATTTAATGACAGTAAAGTCAATCTTATGAGCCAATTACCCGAGGCCGAGAAGACCAAGGAAAGACTTGGAGAAATTCTCGAGGATCGTGAACTGACATTCTTGTATCCTCTGTTGAGGATTCAGGGAGATATGTGGCGTCAGCTGGAAAGCGATCCCAGTCCACAGGCTTTCTACAAGTGGATTAAGGACAAACTAGATCCTGCACATCATTCTGATCCGGGATTTATCAATGCACTTATGACCGTCCTTCTCAAGTACATAACGCAGGAAACTACACTTGCCTCTGGTGTCGACACATCGAGCGTACCAGACAAGTCCCTGCAGGAGAAGGAACGTGGACTCTTACAAAAGTACACCCGTGTACTCGAGTCATTTCTCACTACCATCGATGCTCAGGTAACTGCCGTTCACTCGCTACAGGTGTTCTGTCTGTCGCATGATTTCCCAAAGGGAATGTTGCTGCGATGGTTCGTGGCACTCtatgaattatcaattatcgACGAAGAAGCCTTCATCAAGTGGAAGGAGGATGTCACCGATGCTTATCCTGGCAAAGGCAAAGCCTTGTTCCAA gtCAACTATTGGTTAACCTGGCTCCAGGAGGCGCCTtctgaggaggaggaggacgagGGAGACAACTAG